From the Silurus meridionalis isolate SWU-2019-XX chromosome 5, ASM1480568v1, whole genome shotgun sequence genome, one window contains:
- the dbx1b gene encoding homeobox protein DBX1-B, translated as MLPGVMAPPAVYPNLLSLPRTLRSAFTAPSGFRVEDLLRIGRDTFPTARPPPASPNARESTRVSSATDRSSSPPQTTAIGTATHTHTPPHAHTHTHTHTHSDPGYLKFGVNAILAPDTRNASPPPLLHSMSPKHFPFPYFEASFHPFIRAAYFPASNSVVPIPGTFSWPLSARGKPRRGMLRRAVFSDVQRKALEKMFQKQKYISKPDRKKLAVKLGLKDSQVKIWFQNRRMKWRNSKERELLSSGGCREQTLPTKTNPNPDLSDVGIKYENLERDMPHGAFYHPHIGKDLQNASDSLLRSPSYSSKNSDSSDDEEITVS; from the exons ATGTTGCCCGGCGTCATGGCTCCTCCCGCCGTGTATCCCAACCTGCTGTCGCTGCCTCGGACCCTGCGCTCGGCCTTCACGGCGCCGTCCGGCTTCCGGGTGGAGGATCTGCTGCGCATCGGCCGCGACACCTTCCCTACAGCGCGTCCGCCGCCCGCGAGCCCCAACGCCCGCGAGAGCACCCGCGTCTCCTCCGCTACCGACAGGAGCAGCTCACCGCCGCAGACCACCGCCATCGGCACcgccacacacacccacaccccacctcacgcacacacccacactcacacccacacacactccgaCCCCGGATACCTGAAGTTCGGGGTGAACGCTATTCTTGCACCAGACACCAGAAACG CATCACCTCCACCTTTGCTGCATAGCATGAGCCCCAAACACTTTCCCTTCCCCTACTTTGAGGCATCATTCCATCCATTCATCAGAGCCGCTTATTTCCCTG CTTCAAACTCGGTGGTTCCTATACCGGGAACCTTCTCATGGCCACTTTCGGCAAGGGGGAAGCCGAGGAGAGGCATGCTGAGGCGGGCTGTGTTTTCAGACGTGCAACGCAAAGCTTTGGAAAAAATGTTTCAGAAGCAGAAGTACATCAGCAAACCAGACAGGAAGAAGCTAGCCGTGAAACTCGGCCTGAAAGACTCTCAG gTCAAAATCTGGTTCCAAAACCGACGAATGAAATGGAGGAATTCCAAAGAGAGGGAACTTTTGTCCTCAGGTGGCTGTCGAGAACAAACTCTGCCAACAAAGACCAACCCTAACCCGGATCTCAGTGACGTCGGGATCAAGTACGAGAATCTTGAAAGGGACATGCCACATGGTGCATTCTACCATCCTCACATAGGCAAAGATCTTCAAAACGCTTCAGATTCACTCCTCAGGTCTCCGTCATACTCCAGCAAAAACTCGGACTCTTCAGATGATGAAGAAATCACCGTATCGTAG